A stretch of the Leopardus geoffroyi isolate Oge1 chromosome B2, O.geoffroyi_Oge1_pat1.0, whole genome shotgun sequence genome encodes the following:
- the TOMM6 gene encoding mitochondrial import receptor subunit TOM6 homolog, with protein sequence MASSGVGVSAPGAANEAPEIPDNVGDWLRGVYRFATDRNDFRRNLILNLGLFAAGVWLARNLSDIDLMAPQPGV encoded by the exons ATGGCTTCCAGTGGGGTCGGCGTAAGCGCCCCGGGCGCGGCGAATGAAGCTCCCGAAATTCCGGACAACGTGGGAGATTGGCTTCGGGGCGTCTACCGCTTCGCCACCGACAGGAACGATTTCCGGAG GAACTTGATCCTCAATTTGGGACTTTTTGCTGCAGGCGTTTGGCTGGCCAGGAATTTGAGTGACATCGATCTAATGGCCCCTCAGCCAGGGGTATAG